From a region of the Desulfovibrio sp. genome:
- the alaS gene encoding alanine--tRNA ligase produces the protein MLTAKEIRRRYLEFFHRHQHEIVESGPIIPPNDPTLLFTNAGMVQFKKLFLGEEKRAYSRATTCQKCLRVSGKHNDLENVGRTARHHTFFEMLGNFSFGDYFKREAITWAWEFVTGELELPKEKLWVTVFRDDDEAAAIWAEVAGLPADRIVRMGEKDNFWTMGDTGPCGPCSEIYVDQGEDMSCGPDCGIGKCDCDRFLEIWNLVFTQFDQSADGTRVALANPNIDTGMGLERMAAVAQGKRSNFDCDLFQEIIQYAASLANVSYSFSAPDTNDVDTALRVIADHSRSAAFLVAGGVLPSNEGRGYVLRRLIRRALRFATLMGVNEPFMHKVARKVTEVMGDAYPELTEHADFIARAVHEEEQRFSLTLQKGLELLDEELAALKAAGKTQIPGEFCFKLYDTYGFPLDIVTDVAEKRGFTADSAGFEKHMAEQRKRAREHQKKGGLLGQADSANVFKPLLDAGVSSTFVGYERLTDKSQITLLLNGAGEQVNDLGEGDTGYAITATTPFYGEGGGQAGDMGTLASLTGEARVVTTHKPAPTLLVHEIEVTKGELHKGGEATLKVDADQRKSTARNHTCTHLLHAALRRALGSHVKQAGSLVDPHRLRFDFSHIAALTPEELAAVERDVNRAIMADLPVTAREMPVAEAMASGAMALFGEKYGDIVRVLTVSGAEKSDPESVELCGGTHLERTGEAGAFMIVSESGVAAGTRRIEAVTGWNAYAQAVEQRAELAALAGQLKARSGQLAERVTALQNDVKKLRKASEKAAAAPVTGADLAARAQEVNGVRVLAAKLDNVPVKALREIMDDVRSRLSENAVACLATAEDGKVGLLLYVSKDLHGKFTAPALIKDVAAPCGGSGGGRPDMAQAGGTKAEGIDEAFAVLKQRIEQ, from the coding sequence ATGCTCACCGCCAAAGAAATACGCCGCCGCTACCTCGAATTTTTTCACCGCCACCAGCACGAAATTGTGGAATCCGGCCCCATCATTCCGCCCAACGACCCCACCCTACTGTTCACCAACGCGGGCATGGTGCAGTTTAAAAAGCTGTTTCTGGGCGAAGAAAAACGCGCATACAGCCGCGCCACAACCTGTCAGAAGTGCCTGCGCGTTTCGGGCAAGCACAACGATCTCGAAAACGTGGGCCGCACCGCGCGCCACCACACGTTTTTTGAAATGCTGGGCAACTTTTCGTTTGGCGACTATTTCAAGCGCGAGGCCATCACCTGGGCATGGGAATTTGTGACGGGCGAGCTTGAACTGCCCAAGGAAAAGCTTTGGGTCACCGTGTTCCGCGATGACGACGAAGCCGCCGCCATCTGGGCCGAAGTTGCCGGGCTGCCCGCCGACCGCATTGTGCGCATGGGCGAAAAGGACAACTTCTGGACCATGGGCGATACCGGTCCCTGCGGCCCCTGCTCCGAAATCTACGTTGATCAGGGCGAAGACATGTCTTGCGGCCCCGACTGCGGCATTGGCAAGTGCGACTGCGACCGTTTCCTCGAAATCTGGAACCTTGTGTTCACGCAGTTTGACCAGTCTGCCGACGGCACGCGCGTGGCCCTGGCCAATCCCAACATCGATACGGGCATGGGCCTTGAACGCATGGCCGCCGTTGCCCAGGGCAAACGCTCCAACTTCGACTGCGACCTGTTTCAGGAAATCATCCAGTATGCTGCTTCGCTGGCAAATGTGAGCTACAGCTTCAGCGCTCCCGACACCAACGATGTGGATACGGCCCTGCGCGTCATTGCCGACCACAGCCGTTCCGCCGCCTTTCTTGTGGCGGGCGGGGTGCTGCCCTCCAACGAGGGACGAGGCTACGTGCTGCGCCGCCTTATCCGCCGCGCACTGCGTTTTGCCACGCTCATGGGCGTCAACGAGCCCTTCATGCACAAGGTAGCCCGCAAGGTCACCGAAGTCATGGGCGACGCCTACCCCGAGCTGACCGAACACGCCGACTTTATCGCCCGCGCGGTGCACGAGGAAGAACAGCGCTTCTCCCTCACCCTGCAAAAGGGCCTGGAACTGCTGGACGAAGAACTGGCAGCCCTCAAGGCCGCCGGTAAAACGCAGATTCCCGGCGAATTCTGCTTCAAGCTGTATGATACCTACGGCTTCCCGCTTGATATCGTTACCGACGTGGCTGAAAAACGCGGCTTTACCGCCGACAGCGCGGGTTTTGAAAAACACATGGCCGAGCAGCGCAAGCGTGCCCGCGAGCACCAGAAAAAAGGCGGACTGCTGGGTCAGGCAGACAGCGCAAACGTCTTCAAGCCCCTGCTGGACGCAGGCGTGAGCAGCACCTTTGTGGGCTATGAACGCCTTACCGACAAGAGCCAGATCACCCTGCTGCTCAACGGTGCGGGCGAACAGGTCAACGACCTTGGCGAAGGCGATACCGGCTACGCCATCACCGCCACCACGCCTTTTTACGGCGAGGGCGGCGGTCAGGCTGGCGACATGGGCACACTGGCGAGCCTCACGGGCGAGGCCAGGGTGGTCACCACACACAAGCCTGCGCCCACCCTGCTGGTGCACGAGATTGAAGTGACCAAGGGCGAACTGCACAAGGGCGGCGAAGCCACCCTGAAGGTTGACGCCGACCAGCGCAAATCCACCGCCCGCAATCACACCTGCACCCACCTGCTGCACGCCGCCCTGCGCCGAGCGCTGGGTTCGCATGTCAAGCAGGCCGGTTCGCTGGTTGACCCGCACCGTTTGCGCTTTGACTTTTCGCATATTGCCGCCCTCACGCCTGAAGAGCTGGCCGCTGTGGAGCGCGACGTAAACCGCGCCATCATGGCCGACCTGCCCGTCACCGCCAGGGAAATGCCCGTGGCCGAAGCCATGGCCAGCGGCGCTATGGCCCTGTTTGGCGAAAAATATGGCGATATTGTGCGCGTGCTCACAGTTTCTGGCGCGGAAAAGAGCGACCCTGAATCAGTGGAACTGTGCGGCGGCACGCACCTTGAACGCACTGGTGAGGCCGGAGCCTTCATGATCGTGTCTGAAAGCGGCGTGGCCGCTGGTACGCGGCGCATCGAAGCCGTAACCGGCTGGAATGCCTATGCCCAGGCCGTGGAGCAGCGTGCAGAACTGGCCGCTCTTGCCGGTCAGCTCAAGGCCCGCTCCGGCCAGCTGGCCGAGCGCGTGACCGCTCTGCAAAACGATGTTAAAAAGCTGCGCAAGGCCTCTGAAAAGGCCGCAGCCGCGCCTGTGACCGGGGCCGACCTGGCCGCCCGCGCTCAGGAAGTAAATGGCGTGCGCGTTCTGGCCGCCAAGCTGGATAATGTTCCCGTCAAAGCCCTGCGCGAAATCATGGACGACGTGCGTTCGCGCCTTTCTGAAAATGCCGTAGCCTGCCTGGCCACGGCAGAAGACGGCAAAGTTGGGCTTTTGCTGTATGTTTCCAAAGACCTGCACGGCAAATTCACTGCTCCCGCCCTCATCAAGGACGTGGCCGCCCCCTGCGGCGGTTCTGGCGGCGGCAGACCCGACATGGCACAGGCGGGCGGCACAAAGGCCGAAGGAATTGACGAGGCCTTTGCCGTGCTGAAACAACGCATCGAACAATAA
- a CDS encoding class I SAM-dependent methyltransferase, with protein MLDIPRIFTITESEHRIHNPYTAEKLATLGAVLRLKPETRVLDLGSGSGEMLCTWARDHAITGTGIDMSPLFCQQADQRARELGVGGRVRFIHADAAGYVANEKVDLAACIGATWIGGGAAGTIELLSRSLCPGGMILVGEPYWLRLPPTEDIARNSDASAIADFHTLPELVASFGKLGYDVVEMVLADQEGWDRYEAAKWLTMRRWLEANPNDGFAAEIRNQLTIQPARYVTYTREYLGWGVFALMAR; from the coding sequence GTGCTCGATATACCACGCATTTTTACCATTACAGAAAGTGAACACCGCATCCATAATCCTTACACGGCAGAGAAACTTGCCACCCTTGGAGCGGTGCTGCGGCTCAAACCTGAAACGCGAGTGCTCGATCTTGGCAGCGGTTCGGGCGAAATGCTGTGCACCTGGGCTCGCGATCACGCAATCACGGGCACGGGCATAGATATGAGCCCCCTGTTCTGCCAGCAGGCTGACCAGCGCGCCAGAGAGCTTGGCGTTGGCGGCAGGGTACGCTTTATCCATGCCGACGCGGCAGGCTACGTTGCCAATGAGAAGGTCGATCTGGCCGCCTGTATTGGAGCCACGTGGATTGGCGGGGGCGCTGCTGGCACAATTGAACTGTTGTCGCGCAGCCTTTGCCCCGGCGGTATGATACTGGTGGGCGAACCGTACTGGCTGCGGTTGCCCCCAACGGAAGACATTGCCAGAAACAGCGACGCTTCCGCCATTGCCGATTTCCATACCCTGCCGGAGCTGGTGGCTTCGTTTGGCAAGCTTGGCTACGACGTGGTGGAAATGGTGCTGGCAGATCAGGAGGGCTGGGACAGGTACGAAGCCGCCAAGTGGCTGACCATGCGCCGCTGGCTTGAGGCCAATCCCAACGATGGCTTTGCCGCAGAGATACGCAACCAGCTCACCATCCAGCCTGCGCGCTACGTAACCTACACGCGCGAGTATCTCGGTTGGGGAGTATTTGCGCTGATGGCACGGTAA
- a CDS encoding AsnC family transcriptional regulator yields MTQQTAHAAPSANTEALMDSVDRQLLDIIQTGFPLTPRPYADLGQMLGIAEEEALQRVRDLKARKIIRRLGANFQSAKLGFVSTLCAAKVPDDKMDGFVARVNACPGVTHNYLREHAYNIWFTLISPSREESQATLDAISADTGIAILNLPATRLFKIRVDFRMDADA; encoded by the coding sequence ATGACGCAGCAAACGGCCCACGCGGCCCCCTCTGCCAATACCGAAGCGCTAATGGACAGCGTAGACCGGCAACTGCTGGATATCATCCAGACAGGCTTTCCGCTTACGCCCCGCCCTTACGCCGATCTGGGCCAGATGCTTGGCATTGCCGAAGAAGAAGCGCTGCAACGCGTGCGCGACCTCAAGGCCCGCAAGATTATTCGCCGTCTTGGCGCAAACTTCCAGTCGGCCAAGCTGGGCTTTGTTTCCACCCTGTGCGCCGCAAAAGTGCCGGACGACAAGATGGATGGTTTTGTGGCGCGGGTTAACGCATGCCCTGGCGTTACGCACAACTACCTGCGCGAACACGCCTATAACATATGGTTTACGCTTATCAGCCCTTCGCGCGAAGAATCGCAGGCCACGCTTGACGCCATTTCGGCAGACACGGGCATTGCCATTCTTAACCTGCCTGCCACCAGGCTGTTCAAAATCCGTGTGGATTTTCGCATGGATGCAGACGCCTGA
- a CDS encoding D-alanyl-D-alanine carboxypeptidase family protein, whose amino-acid sequence MTSTRRFCPPLRSLLALAFLFCAAVLAQTGVAFSAPAVPAESSLGVCSAILYDLDRDAVLFEQNADQHIPPASLTKVMSMFLAMDQLSSGLASMDNTTFVSRNAARTGGSRMGLNENEQVTIEQLLTGMAVSSGNDASTAMAEYVGGSVPAFINMMNAKARTLGMRDSYFVNPHGLPAKGQYTTARDMLTLARAYLHAYPDALRFHNTHVLNYRGRVTWNKNPLLGQYPGADGLKTGWINASGYNLIFTALKGDKRLLAVIMGAPDSQLRSIEAFRLLDAGFEVCGNEAPTVVAALDNLPREKYHPDIRKNAREAYHQFAAADRGEGTQTVHRAKAANRDKQTKASAASKTKKKHVEKAARQRHNNTDGQAARRVANNAS is encoded by the coding sequence ATGACAAGCACCCGTCGTTTTTGCCCGCCGCTCCGCTCGCTCCTGGCACTTGCATTCCTGTTTTGCGCCGCCGTTCTGGCGCAGACAGGAGTGGCATTTTCCGCCCCGGCCGTTCCTGCAGAAAGCTCGCTTGGTGTGTGCTCTGCCATTCTGTACGACCTCGACCGCGACGCCGTGCTTTTTGAGCAGAATGCCGACCAGCATATTCCCCCGGCCTCACTGACCAAGGTCATGTCCATGTTTCTTGCCATGGACCAGCTCAGCTCTGGCCTCGCCAGCATGGACAATACTACCTTTGTCAGCCGCAACGCGGCCCGCACAGGTGGTTCGCGCATGGGGCTCAACGAAAACGAACAGGTCACCATTGAACAGCTGCTTACTGGCATGGCTGTTTCTTCCGGCAACGACGCCAGCACCGCCATGGCGGAATATGTGGGCGGTTCTGTGCCAGCCTTCATCAACATGATGAACGCCAAGGCCCGCACCCTGGGCATGCGCGACAGCTATTTTGTGAATCCCCACGGCCTGCCCGCCAAGGGGCAGTACACCACCGCCCGCGACATGCTCACGCTTGCGCGCGCCTACCTGCACGCCTACCCCGACGCCCTGCGCTTTCACAATACGCATGTGCTCAACTACCGGGGCCGGGTCACCTGGAACAAAAACCCGCTGCTGGGCCAGTACCCCGGTGCAGACGGCCTGAAAACCGGCTGGATCAACGCCTCTGGCTACAACCTGATTTTCACGGCGCTCAAGGGTGACAAGCGCCTGCTGGCCGTCATCATGGGCGCACCCGATTCGCAGCTGCGCAGCATCGAGGCCTTTCGCCTGCTGGATGCCGGCTTTGAAGTGTGCGGCAACGAAGCCCCCACGGTAGTGGCCGCCCTGGACAACCTGCCGCGCGAAAAATACCACCCCGACATTCGCAAAAACGCCCGCGAAGCCTACCACCAGTTCGCAGCTGCAGACCGTGGCGAAGGCACCCAGACGGTGCACCGGGCCAAGGCCGCCAATCGCGACAAGCAGACCAAGGCATCTGCTGCCAGCAAGACCAAGAAAAAACATGTGGAAAAAGCCGCCCGCCAGCGCCATAACAATACCGACGGTCAGGCCGCCCGTCGCGTTGCCAACAACGCCAGCTAA
- the ahbC gene encoding 12,18-didecarboxysiroheme deacetylase, producing the protein MIGISKLYCGQVEPSDALRYGRESGKLPSHLLQFSKDKKPVVVWNMTQRCNLKCVHCYAHAIEVDGSDDINTEQAKTMINDLAAYGAPVMLFSGGEPLVRKDLVELASHATSRGMRAVISTNGTLITKEKARELKEVGLSYVGISLDGMEAVHDKFRAVPGAFKKALEGIANCQAEGLKVGLRFTINKRNVAEIPGIFRLLNDLEVPRACFYHLVYSGRGSELIKEDLDHAETRQVLDLIMDETRALFEAGKPKEILTVDNHADGPYVWMRMKREDPKRAEEVFELLQYNEGNSSGRGIGCISWDGKVHADQFWRDHTFGNVLERPFSQIWDDPQIELLHKLKDKKAHVKGRCAKCQFLNICGGNFRARAEAFYGDEWAQDPACYLTDEEIGIK; encoded by the coding sequence ATGATAGGCATTTCCAAACTGTATTGCGGACAGGTCGAGCCCTCGGACGCCCTGCGTTACGGACGCGAATCTGGCAAGTTGCCCTCGCACCTGCTGCAGTTCTCCAAAGACAAAAAGCCCGTTGTGGTCTGGAACATGACCCAGCGCTGCAACCTCAAGTGCGTGCACTGCTACGCCCACGCCATCGAAGTGGACGGCTCGGACGACATCAACACCGAACAGGCCAAGACCATGATCAACGATCTGGCCGCCTACGGTGCGCCGGTCATGCTGTTCTCTGGCGGCGAACCGCTGGTGCGCAAGGATCTGGTCGAGCTTGCCAGCCACGCCACCTCCCGTGGCATGCGCGCGGTTATTTCTACCAACGGCACGCTCATCACCAAGGAAAAAGCCCGCGAACTCAAGGAAGTGGGCCTTTCCTACGTGGGTATTTCTCTGGACGGCATGGAAGCCGTGCACGACAAGTTCCGCGCTGTGCCCGGGGCTTTCAAAAAAGCTCTTGAGGGCATTGCCAACTGTCAGGCCGAAGGCCTCAAGGTGGGCCTGCGCTTTACCATCAACAAGCGCAACGTGGCTGAAATCCCCGGCATTTTCCGCCTGCTCAACGATCTGGAAGTGCCGCGCGCCTGTTTTTACCATCTGGTGTACTCTGGACGCGGTTCAGAACTGATCAAGGAAGACCTTGACCACGCCGAAACCCGTCAGGTGCTCGACCTGATCATGGACGAAACCCGCGCCTTGTTTGAAGCGGGCAAGCCCAAGGAAATTCTCACCGTCGACAACCACGCCGACGGCCCCTATGTGTGGATGCGCATGAAGCGCGAAGATCCCAAGCGGGCCGAAGAAGTGTTTGAGCTTTTGCAGTACAACGAGGGCAACAGCTCTGGTCGCGGCATTGGCTGTATTTCGTGGGACGGCAAGGTGCACGCAGACCAGTTCTGGCGTGACCACACCTTCGGCAATGTGCTTGAACGCCCCTTCTCGCAGATTTGGGACGATCCGCAGATCGAACTGCTGCACAAGCTCAAGGACAAGAAGGCTCACGTCAAGGGCCGTTGCGCAAAGTGCCAGTTCCTGAACATCTGCGGCGGCAACTTCCGTGCCCGCGCTGAAGCCTTCTATGGCGACGAGTGGGCGCAGGACCCTGCCTGTTATCTGACGGATGAGGAAATCGGCATTAAATAG
- the hemB gene encoding porphobilinogen synthase, giving the protein MTTFHRGRRLRATPELRSIVRETAPLLVEDLIMPYFVVETDDKGFRKEIGSMPGQFQLSLAELEKQVEKAVDTGLKSVILFGIPDLKDEYASGAYAEDGIVQQAVRLLKHRWPKLYVITDVCLCEYMKHGHCGILMPDGEVLNDATLPLLAQTAVSHAAAGADMVAPSDMMDGRVAAIREALDEGGLMTTPIMSYAVKYASAYYGPFREAAESAPSCGDRKSYQMDPGNAREALLEAFADLEEGADALIVKPAGPYSDIIRTVRDNTSVPLCAYQVSGEYSMIRAAGLNGWIDERAVMMESLTGLKRAGADMIITYFTETILREGLAR; this is encoded by the coding sequence ATGACCACATTCCATAGAGGCCGCCGTCTGCGCGCCACCCCCGAACTGCGTTCCATTGTGCGTGAAACCGCACCTCTTCTTGTTGAAGACCTCATCATGCCCTACTTTGTGGTGGAAACCGACGACAAGGGCTTTCGCAAGGAAATCGGCTCCATGCCCGGCCAGTTCCAGCTCAGCCTTGCCGAACTGGAAAAACAGGTGGAAAAGGCCGTGGACACGGGCCTCAAATCCGTCATCCTGTTTGGCATTCCTGATCTCAAGGACGAATACGCCTCTGGCGCGTATGCCGAAGACGGCATCGTGCAGCAGGCAGTGCGGCTGCTCAAGCACCGCTGGCCCAAGCTCTACGTCATCACCGACGTGTGCCTGTGCGAATACATGAAACACGGCCACTGTGGCATTCTCATGCCCGACGGCGAAGTACTCAACGACGCCACCCTGCCCCTGCTGGCCCAAACAGCCGTAAGCCATGCTGCGGCTGGTGCCGACATGGTGGCTCCCTCTGACATGATGGATGGCCGCGTGGCCGCCATACGCGAAGCACTGGACGAGGGCGGCCTTATGACCACGCCCATCATGTCCTATGCCGTCAAATACGCCTCGGCCTACTACGGCCCCTTCCGCGAAGCGGCGGAAAGCGCCCCTTCCTGCGGCGACCGCAAATCATACCAGATGGACCCCGGCAATGCCCGCGAGGCCCTGCTTGAAGCCTTTGCCGACCTTGAGGAAGGCGCGGACGCGCTTATCGTCAAGCCCGCAGGGCCGTACAGTGACATCATCCGCACCGTGCGCGACAATACCAGTGTGCCCCTGTGCGCCTATCAGGTGAGCGGCGAATATTCCATGATCCGCGCTGCCGGTCTTAACGGCTGGATTGACGAACGCGCCGTGATGATGGAATCACTCACCGGTCTGAAACGCGCCGGGGCCGACATGATCATCACCTACTTTACAGAAACCATCCTACGTGAAGGACTGGCACGATAA
- the ahbD gene encoding heme b synthase encodes MSNHPTNMGHPGGHPGGHPSGHPAGAAGNPSSGHPDGVTAPLRTLEDGSPACRLIAWEMTRSCNLACKHCRAEAHPEPYPGELSTEEAKALIDTFPQVGKPIIIFTGGDPMMRPDVYELVAYANSKGLPCAFSPNGTLITPEAAQKIKDAGVNRCSISIDGPDAASHDSFRGVPGAFEASLRGIEYLKSVGMPFQINTTVTRNNLSSFKKIFELCERIGAAAWHIFLLVPMGRASGLADQVITAQEYEDVLHWLYDFRKGTKMHLKATCAPHYYRIMRQRAKEEGISVTPETFGMDALTRGCLGGTGFCFISHVGQVQPCGYLELNCGNVRETPFPQIWRESKYFLQFRDQSTYTGKCGVCEYHKVCGGCRARAHSMDGDHMGEEPLCTYIPAKMRRKENP; translated from the coding sequence ATGAGCAACCATCCTACCAACATGGGCCACCCCGGCGGGCATCCGGGAGGCCACCCCAGCGGGCATCCCGCTGGCGCTGCCGGTAATCCCTCTTCCGGCCACCCGGACGGCGTAACCGCCCCCCTGCGCACCCTTGAAGACGGCAGCCCCGCCTGCCGCCTCATTGCCTGGGAAATGACCCGTTCCTGCAATCTGGCCTGCAAGCACTGCCGAGCCGAAGCACACCCGGAACCCTACCCCGGCGAGCTGTCTACCGAAGAGGCCAAGGCCCTCATCGACACCTTCCCTCAGGTGGGCAAGCCCATCATCATCTTTACCGGCGGCGACCCCATGATGCGGCCCGACGTGTACGAGCTGGTGGCCTATGCCAACAGCAAGGGGCTGCCCTGCGCCTTTTCGCCCAACGGCACGCTGATCACCCCCGAAGCAGCGCAAAAAATCAAGGATGCGGGCGTCAACCGTTGCTCCATCTCCATCGACGGGCCGGATGCGGCCAGCCACGACAGCTTCCGGGGCGTACCCGGCGCATTCGAGGCCTCGCTGCGCGGCATTGAATACCTCAAATCCGTGGGCATGCCCTTTCAGATCAACACCACGGTTACACGCAACAACCTGAGCAGCTTCAAAAAAATTTTCGAGCTGTGTGAACGCATCGGCGCTGCCGCATGGCACATCTTTTTGCTGGTGCCCATGGGCCGCGCCTCTGGCCTGGCCGATCAGGTCATCACTGCGCAGGAATACGAAGACGTGCTGCACTGGCTCTACGATTTTCGCAAGGGCACGAAGATGCACCTCAAGGCCACCTGTGCGCCGCACTACTACCGCATCATGCGCCAGCGCGCCAAGGAAGAAGGCATCAGCGTTACACCCGAAACCTTTGGCATGGACGCCCTCACCCGCGGCTGTCTGGGCGGCACGGGCTTTTGCTTTATCAGCCATGTGGGACAGGTGCAGCCCTGCGGCTACCTTGAGCTGAATTGCGGCAACGTGCGCGAAACGCCCTTTCCGCAGATATGGCGCGAGAGCAAATACTTTTTGCAGTTCCGCGACCAGTCCACCTACACGGGCAAGTGCGGCGTGTGCGAATACCACAAGGTCTGCGGCGGCTGCCGCGCCCGCGCCCACAGCATGGACGGCGACCACATGGGCGAAGAGCCCCTGTGCACCTATATTCCGGCCAAGATGCGCCGCAAGGAAAACCCCTGA
- the recA gene encoding recombinase RecA, whose amino-acid sequence MAKKPAMSQENARAEALGTALATIERKYGKGAVMKLSDDAHVNIPVIPTGSIGLDLALGVGGIPRGRISEIFGPESSGKTTLTLHIIAECQKMGGTCAFVDAEHALDVSYAKRLGVNTDELLISQPDYGEQALDIADMLVRSGAVDLVVVDSVAALIPQAELEGDMGESQVGGHARLMSHAMRRLTGTIHKSRTSVIFINQIRMKIGVTGYGSPETTTGGNALKFYSSVRLDIRRIQTLKDKEESFGSRTRVKVVKNKVAPPFRSAIFDILYGQGISRSGELLDLGIEAKIIDQSGSWFAFGSEKLGQGREKVRALLDENLDLRNQIEAKVVEFLGLNPKEFTPTAEDLDEGEAPASTYE is encoded by the coding sequence ATGGCCAAAAAACCAGCCATGAGTCAGGAAAATGCACGCGCCGAAGCCTTGGGCACCGCACTTGCCACCATTGAACGCAAGTACGGCAAAGGTGCCGTGATGAAGCTTTCCGACGACGCCCATGTCAATATTCCTGTCATTCCCACAGGTTCCATAGGCCTTGATCTGGCCCTGGGCGTGGGGGGCATACCGCGTGGGCGCATCAGCGAAATTTTTGGCCCGGAATCTTCGGGTAAAACCACGCTCACCCTGCACATCATCGCCGAGTGCCAGAAGATGGGCGGCACCTGCGCCTTTGTGGACGCGGAACACGCCCTCGACGTTTCCTACGCCAAACGTCTTGGCGTAAATACCGACGAGTTGCTCATCTCGCAGCCAGACTACGGCGAACAGGCACTTGATATTGCCGATATGCTCGTACGCTCCGGCGCGGTTGACCTTGTGGTGGTCGACTCTGTGGCCGCGCTTATTCCGCAGGCCGAACTGGAAGGCGACATGGGCGAATCGCAGGTGGGCGGCCATGCCCGCCTGATGTCGCACGCCATGCGTCGCCTCACCGGCACCATCCACAAGTCGCGCACGTCTGTCATCTTCATCAACCAGATCCGCATGAAGATCGGCGTAACCGGCTACGGCAGCCCCGAAACCACCACCGGCGGCAACGCGCTCAAGTTCTATTCTTCCGTGCGTCTTGATATCCGGCGAATCCAGACCCTCAAGGACAAGGAAGAATCGTTTGGCTCGCGCACCAGGGTCAAGGTGGTCAAAAACAAGGTTGCCCCGCCTTTCCGCAGCGCCATTTTTGATATTCTCTACGGTCAGGGCATTTCCCGCTCGGGTGAACTGCTCGACCTTGGCATCGAAGCCAAGATCATCGACCAGAGCGGCTCGTGGTTTGCCTTTGGCTCTGAAAAGCTCGGTCAGGGCCGCGAAAAGGTGCGCGCCCTGCTGGACGAAAACCTTGATCTGCGCAATCAGATTGAAGCCAAGGTTGTGGAATTTCTTGGGCTAAACCCCAAGGAATTCACCCCCACTGCTGAAGACCTGGACGAAGGTGAAGCCCCCGCGTCCACTTACGAATAA